A DNA window from Engystomops pustulosus chromosome 6, aEngPut4.maternal, whole genome shotgun sequence contains the following coding sequences:
- the DNAJC5 gene encoding dnaJ homolog subfamily C member 5 produces MADQRQRSLSTSGESLYHVLGLDKNATSDDIKRCYRKLALKYHPDKNPDNPEASEKFKEINNAHGILTDATKRNIYDKYGSLGLYVAEQFGEENVNTYFVLSSWWAKALFMFCGLITGCYCCCCLCCCCNCCCGKCKPRPPEGEETDFYVSPEDLEAQMQSDERDAADIPVMVQPSSATETTQLTSDSHASYRTDGGFN; encoded by the exons ATGGCGGACCAGCGGCAGCGCTCCCTCTCTACCTCTGGAgaatccttgtatcatgttctagGACTAGACAAGAATGCCACATCTGATGACATCAAAAGATGTTACCG AAAGCTAGCACTGAAATACCACCCAGATAAAAACCCTGATAATCCAGAAGCCTCAGAGAAATTCAAGGAGATCAACAATGCACATGGTATATTAACAGACGCTACAAAAAGAAATATCTATGACAAGTATGGCTCACTCGGACTCTACGTGGCAGAACAGTTCGGGGAAGAAAATGTCAACACCTATTTTGTGCTTTCCAGCTGGTGGGCAAAA GCTCTCTTCATGTTCTGTGGCCTGATCACCGGAtgttactgctgctgctgcctgtgcTGTTGCTGTAATTGCTGCTGTGGAAAATGTAAACCACGGCCCCCTGAAGGGGAAGAGACAGACTTTTACGTGTCCCCTGAAGACCTAGAGGCACAAATGCAGTCTGACGAAAGGG ATGCTGCTGATATCCCAGTGATGGTACAACCAAGTTCAGCCACAGAGACCACACAGCTCACCAGTGACTCCCATGCCAGCTATCGCACCGATGGAGGATTCAACTGA